In the Daphnia pulicaria isolate SC F1-1A chromosome 2, SC_F0-13Bv2, whole genome shotgun sequence genome, one interval contains:
- the LOC124326913 gene encoding protein maternal effect lethal 26-like yields MKEAATGEVVIDDVQPDIFKQLLHYIYSGRLLTELTEEATAQPLFVAADKYDINDLKEECVRFLLTCVRVENAINLLVWAHLHSVDELQQTVVSFMTLQGKEVCHLKEWEDLTKNYPDLCVLVTRRIIDRMCLFI; encoded by the coding sequence ATGAAGGAAGCAGCGACTGGTGAGGTTGTTATTGATGACGTGCAGCCGGACATTTTCAAGCAACTACTACACTACATCTACTCTGGCCGGCTTTTGACAGAGCTGACTGAAGAAGCTACAGCTCAGCCTCTGTTCGTGGCGGCCGATAAGTACGACATCAACGACTTGAAAGAAGAATGCGTCCGTTTCCTGCTTACCTGTGTTCGAGTAGAAAACGCCATCAATCTCTTGGTATGGGCGCATCTTCACTCGGTCGACGAGCTACAGCAAACAGTCGTCTCGTTCATGACCTTGCAAGGAAAAGAAGTTTGTCATTTGAAAGAATGGGAAGATCTCACCAAGAACTATCCGGACCTCTGTGTACTGGTAACTCGACGCATCATTGATCGTATGTGTCTGTTTATTTGA